The Xiphophorus hellerii strain 12219 chromosome 5, Xiphophorus_hellerii-4.1, whole genome shotgun sequence genome window below encodes:
- the LOC116719759 gene encoding malate dehydrogenase, cytoplasmic isoform X1 has product MLTLLTSMYLVVRAVSQQAEPIRVVVTGAAGQIAYSLLYSIAKGDVFGKDQPIILILLDIPPMLPVLDGVVMELQDCALPLLMEVIPTDKVEVGFKDIDAAILVGSMPRKEGMERKDLLKANVAIFKTQGSALDKYAKKSVKVLVVGNPANTNCLIASKSAPSIPKENFSCLTRLDHNRACSQVAMRCGVSSGHVKNVIIWGNHSSTQYPDVHHAKVNVAGGEKAAYEAVKNDAWLRGDFISTVQQRGAAVIKARKLSSAMSAAKAICDHMRDIWFGTKEGEFISMGVYASGNSYGIPEDLIYSFPVQIKNKSWKIVDGLEINDFSRAKMDATAAELVEERDTALDFLSK; this is encoded by the exons ATGCTGACGCTGCTGACGTCCATGTATCTGGTGGTGCGGGCTGTTTCCCAGCAG gcTGAACCAATTCGTGTTGTGGTGACTGGTGCCGCAGGCCAGATTGCCTACTCCCTGCTGTACAGCATCGCAAAGGGAGATGTGTTTGGCAAGGATCAG CCAATCATCCTGATCCTGCTGGACATCCCCCCTATGCTGCCTGTGCTGGACGGAGTCGTCATGGAGCTGCAGGACTGCGCCCTCCCGCTGCTGATGG AGGTCATCCCCACTGACAAGGTGGAGGTGGGCTTCAAGGACATCGATGCCGCCATCTTGGTGGGCTCCATGCCCAGGAAGGAGGGAATGGAGAGAAAGGACCTCCTGAAAGCAAACGTGGCAATCTTTAAGACTCAGGGATCCGCTTTGGACAAGTATGCCAAGAAGAGCGTAAAG GTTTTGGTGGTTGGAAACCCGGCAAACACAAACTGTCTGATTGCCTCCAAGTCTGCTCCGTCTATCCCAAAAGAGAACTTCTCCTGCCTGACCCGACTGGACCACAACAGAGCGTGCTCCCAG GTGGCGATGCGTTGTGGTGTGTCCTCCGGCCATGTCAAGAACGTCATCATCTGGGGGAACCACTCCTCCACTCAGTACCCTGACGTCCACCATGCCAAGGTGAACGTCGCTGGCGGTGAGAAGGCTGCATACGAAGCTGTGAAGAACGATGCCTGGCTCAGAGGAGACTTCATCTCT ACGGTACAGCAGAGAGGTGCAGCCGTCATCAAGGCGAGGAAACTGTCCAGCGCCATGTCGGCGGCCAAGGCCATCTGTGACCACATGAGGGATATCTGGTTTGGCACCAAGGAG GGTGAGTTCATCTCCATGGGTGTGTATGCTTCTGGAAACTCCTACGGCATCCCGGAGGACCTCATTTACTCCTTCCCCGTCCAGATCAAG AACAAGTCCTGGAAAATAGTGGATGGTCTCGAAATCAATGACTTCTCTAGAGCCAAGATGGACGCCACAGCAGCTGAGCTGGTGGAGGAGCGAGACACGGCCCTGGACTTCCTGTCCAAGTGA
- the LOC116719759 gene encoding malate dehydrogenase, cytoplasmic isoform X2 — protein sequence MAEPIRVVVTGAAGQIAYSLLYSIAKGDVFGKDQPIILILLDIPPMLPVLDGVVMELQDCALPLLMEVIPTDKVEVGFKDIDAAILVGSMPRKEGMERKDLLKANVAIFKTQGSALDKYAKKSVKVLVVGNPANTNCLIASKSAPSIPKENFSCLTRLDHNRACSQVAMRCGVSSGHVKNVIIWGNHSSTQYPDVHHAKVNVAGGEKAAYEAVKNDAWLRGDFISTVQQRGAAVIKARKLSSAMSAAKAICDHMRDIWFGTKEGEFISMGVYASGNSYGIPEDLIYSFPVQIKNKSWKIVDGLEINDFSRAKMDATAAELVEERDTALDFLSK from the exons ATG gcTGAACCAATTCGTGTTGTGGTGACTGGTGCCGCAGGCCAGATTGCCTACTCCCTGCTGTACAGCATCGCAAAGGGAGATGTGTTTGGCAAGGATCAG CCAATCATCCTGATCCTGCTGGACATCCCCCCTATGCTGCCTGTGCTGGACGGAGTCGTCATGGAGCTGCAGGACTGCGCCCTCCCGCTGCTGATGG AGGTCATCCCCACTGACAAGGTGGAGGTGGGCTTCAAGGACATCGATGCCGCCATCTTGGTGGGCTCCATGCCCAGGAAGGAGGGAATGGAGAGAAAGGACCTCCTGAAAGCAAACGTGGCAATCTTTAAGACTCAGGGATCCGCTTTGGACAAGTATGCCAAGAAGAGCGTAAAG GTTTTGGTGGTTGGAAACCCGGCAAACACAAACTGTCTGATTGCCTCCAAGTCTGCTCCGTCTATCCCAAAAGAGAACTTCTCCTGCCTGACCCGACTGGACCACAACAGAGCGTGCTCCCAG GTGGCGATGCGTTGTGGTGTGTCCTCCGGCCATGTCAAGAACGTCATCATCTGGGGGAACCACTCCTCCACTCAGTACCCTGACGTCCACCATGCCAAGGTGAACGTCGCTGGCGGTGAGAAGGCTGCATACGAAGCTGTGAAGAACGATGCCTGGCTCAGAGGAGACTTCATCTCT ACGGTACAGCAGAGAGGTGCAGCCGTCATCAAGGCGAGGAAACTGTCCAGCGCCATGTCGGCGGCCAAGGCCATCTGTGACCACATGAGGGATATCTGGTTTGGCACCAAGGAG GGTGAGTTCATCTCCATGGGTGTGTATGCTTCTGGAAACTCCTACGGCATCCCGGAGGACCTCATTTACTCCTTCCCCGTCCAGATCAAG AACAAGTCCTGGAAAATAGTGGATGGTCTCGAAATCAATGACTTCTCTAGAGCCAAGATGGACGCCACAGCAGCTGAGCTGGTGGAGGAGCGAGACACGGCCCTGGACTTCCTGTCCAAGTGA